GTCTACTCACATATTAAGAGGAGAAGATTTCATTGACCTAAATTTTtttttggcacctttgggttggggcggggggggggggggtgtaagtaGTCCTATTTCCGAACCTAATTTTGAGATATGTGATATGACATCACTGGCACCCGAGATGTGTCACTTCTAGAATATTTATTGGCTGTCAGTCAGGAGATTTCCTGCATTTTGGTTATCAAATGAGGCTCTTTAGTTTTCTATGATCTAGTTGTCATATGAGACGCTTTCGTATTTTgtctaattttgatatattattttacttttcatgtagatttcttgtattttttctggggcattatttatttaatttttttaattttttttacaaattcattatttttgtgcgtgtgtttgtatacgcACGTAAGCGCTCGTTCGCGGTTATGAAACAACGACTAAATCCAAAATAATTTTAGATTATGTCAAAGTTTTTCAACACCTTTTAGTAACTTTCCTTCTTACctttagaataattttattctttCTAATCTACACAAACAATTTGTCTTAACGCATACTTTCATCTCTTCCAGTTTTATTTAAAAATCGACATTCTGTTCCCATAAAGGATACTTGGTTAAACAGTCTATCTATATATTGTAAGTTCGACTTCTATGGATAATCTTATTCTATGTAAAACCTTTATGTTATATCTGAGTTTCTAGCATTTGGTTCTACCACTTCGTTTCACAAATATACTTGCATGTGCTTTCACCATTCTAGGTAGCTTTTCTTCCTTGTTACCAATTTATAATGGATCGTCAGTAAGCATAACCAGAACAATACTATATGCTTCAGATCAGCTTTGATATCATAGCAGTCAGTCCCAAGCTTTGGTTGCATCGCAAAAACATTAGTTTTTCACTCGACTCCGTCGTAACGAACGTCGAGTTCCGCACGACATCCTTCTGTAGACGCCCGCTGCCTTTTCCCTTGTCAGTTCATATGATAGCTGTCTTAATATCTTAATTAAgatctcgaatatatatatatatatatatatatatatatatatatatatatatatatatatatatttattatatatataaacacatataaatgtatcCACATACAACAAAAGGATCCctgtctagttcactgcaggataaagacatcagacatgtccttattcatgtctggggtttgaccatttttccGCCACACTGGTCATCCATTgccaaattggtgatggtgggaggctttagtctgatcgcccgCAGCAAACGACCTAGTATGGGtgagcctgactagtacagctttgccgatcatggcgatacacgaaccctttcaccacgtaaaggtattcgctctcaaatatatatgtgtatatatatatatatatatatatatatatatgtgtgtgtgtgtgtgtgtctgtgtgtgtctgtgtgtgtgtgtactgcaatAACCCAATCAGCTTTATAATAAGAATCTTATTGCAGTTCAATATGCAATCAGATGAATCTGTTTGCGATTCTGGTCGAACCATTTATGCCAAACATAGATTTCTGGAAACGTGGAATTCTCATAACCTAAATATCTCGATTTATATGATTTGTATTGTGGTAAACAACGTTAATTTGTGTTAGTTTATATAATCTTTATAGTTTTCACATCCATTTATCAATTGTTTATGTCTTCAAGAGCCCGTTTTTGAAGCATAGCAAGTTTTATAGGTCCCAAATTATAGATTTCCAAAATACTCTTAAGCGTAAGAAAGGTTTTCCAACCGAGGCGTGAGGTGTTCTCTAGATAGATATAAATTGCAGACTTCTTGTTCCATAGTGCTTGAGAATTGGGAGACTCATACGACCTGGACTCAAGAATCTTTAGTCATTCGtagtttctttgtgtgtgtgtgtgtgtgtgtgtgtgtgtgtgtgtttgtgtgtgtacccaAACCCTCCTCCCCTCCACGAGCTATGATAAACCAACCACCTGAGCACATCTAAACGCTTTCCCAAAACTGAAAACCAAATTTCCAATATGAATATATTTCCCACCATCAATAATTTCACTCTCCATTGTTATCCTTGAAGACCCCTGGATATTTATAATTAAATTGCCAATTatcatttactgttattattatacgAGACAATCTCTCTACTTCTCACTGTCTCTCCTTTTTATCTCTCCATCTCTCCCTCAGCTTTAAGAGTGGAGGAAAGTGGCAATGAGAGACAGAGGACCCCCAGTCCCACGGGGTACCGGGGACCCGTCCCGGCCGGCCCGGTCCTGCCTCCCACGCCTGAAGAGGACGACATCATACATAAAGTGAGTGATTCTCGTTCTTTTTCATTCttgtctttccttttctttttttaatcgttGTTTATCTATTACATCCTTCGTTCATTAGTGGTTTTCTGTATGTGACAAGGGACTTAGATTATTGGAGAAGGAGCAGTAAGAGAAAGACGATAATGAGAGGGAGAGAAAGGGAAAATGGAAAAGTGAATGGTAGTGTTTACTTGGTAAAATATTTTGCTTTCCATCTTTTTTTAATCGTTGTTTATCTATTACATCCTTCGTTCTTTAGTGGTTTTCTATATGTGACAAGGGACGTAGATTGTTGGAGAAGGAGCAGTAAGAGAAAGAGACGATAATGAAGAGAGAAAGGGAAAATGGAAAAGTGAATGGTAGTGTTTACTTGGTAAAATATTTTGCTTTCCATCTTTTTTTAATCGTTGTTTATCTATTACATCCTTCGTTCTTTAGTGGTTTTCTATATGTGACAAGGGACGTAGATTGTTGGAGAAGGAGCAGTAAGAGAAAGAGACGATAATGAAGAGAGAAAGGGAAAATGGAAAAGTGAATGGTAGTGTTTACTTGGTAAAATATTTTGCTTTCCATCTTTTTTTAATCGTTGTTTATCTATTACATCCTTCGTTCTTTAGTGGTTTTCTATATGTGACAAGGGACGTAGATTGTTGGAGAAGGAGCAGTAAGAGAAAGAGACGATAATGAAGAGAGAAAGGGAAAATGGAAAAGTGAATGGTAGTGTTTACTTGGTAAAATATTTTGCTTTCCATCTTTTTTTAATCGTTGTTTATCTATTACATCCTTCGTTCTTTAGTGGTTTTCTATATGTGACAAGGGACGTAGATTGTTGGAGAAGGAGCAGTAAGAGAAAGAGACGATAATGAAGAGAGAAAGGGAAAATGGAAAAGTGAATGGTAGTGTTTACTTGGTAAAATATTTTGCTTTCCATCTTTTTTTAATCGTTGTTTATCTATTACATCCTTCGTTCATTAGTGGTTTTCTGTATGTGACAAGGGACTTAGATTATTGGAGAAGGAGCAGTAAGAGAAAGACGATAATGAGAGGGAGAGAAAGGGAAAATGGAAAAGTGAATGGTAGTGTTTACTTGGTAAAATAGTTTGCTCTCCATCTTTTTTAGTCGTTGTTTATCTATTACATCCTTCGTTCTTTAGTGGTTTTTGGTATGTGACAAGGGACTTAGATTATTGGAGAAGGAATAGTAAGAGAAACAGACGATAATGAGAAGGAGAGAAATGGAAAATGGAAAGGCGAATGGTAGTGTTTACTTGGTAAAATAGTTTGCTCTCCATCTTTTTTAGTCGTTGTTTATCTATTACATCCTTCGTTCTTTAGTGGTTTTTGTTATGTGACAAGGGACTTAGATTATTGGAGAAGGAATAGTAAGAAAAACAGACGATAATAAGAAGATCAGAAAGGGAAAATGGAAAGGCGAATGAATGGTAGTGTTTAGAAAGATTCCCGAGAAATCAGCTACTCTAACTCTTCACTGGAGCCTCATCAGTACTCTGTCAAACCCCCGACACTGACCGTTTCCTTCTAGCACTTCCACCATCCCATCCCACTTTACACTTACCACTTCTAAAGTTGCTTTGAAGTTGATCTAAAGTGTTTAAGTGACTTATAAAGTGTTCTTTGTTTCTAAGACATTTAGACTTTTTTGAATACTTATATGTTTAGGGAACTATTTATTAtacaatgaaatgttttttttctgttgtttttaaagaatcttTGTTTAACTTAGAgattaaaatatatacttatacttataatatattacagtagaatatacatatacatatacatacactgtatatatgtatatatgcatgtatgtgtgtatgtatgtacgtatgtatgtatatatcaaagtATAATTCAATCAACCAACGTTGTCCTGAAGAAGAGCCACGAGGTGATTCGAAAcaggtgtcgacaccaaataataaatggagaaacttaaatgcatttttcCAGTATTCTGAagactatctggaggacagttcaTCCGGAGAAAAACTATCTTCGATCTTTGAACGCTAGAGGGATAGTGTCTATCCATTATAAACACCaggaaaagacaaaaaaataaactaatggTGCAAGTTATGTCAGGTTTGTTAAAGTACTGCTGATGGTGTGTCTGTGTGAAACATATAAAACAGGTAAATTGCTCAATCTATTACCAACTTATGTACCTTAGATTCTCAAAGATTAAAGCAGGAAATATTGGGACTTACCTGGTAGTATGTACAAAGATTACTCTACAAATCTACAAGATAAAGGAAAGATCAAAGCTACGTACACTACAAAACTACAAGATAAAGGAAAGATCAAAGCTACGTACACTGCAAAACTACAAGATAAAGGAAAGATCAAAGCTACGTACACTGCAAAACTACAAGATAAAGGAAAGATCAAAGCTACGTACACTGCAAAACTACAAGAAAAACGAAAGATCAAAGCTACGTACACTGCAAAACTACAAGATAAAGGAAAGATCAAAGCTACGTACACTGCAAAACTACAAGAAAAACGAAAGATCAAAGCTACGTACAATGCAAAACTACAAGATAAAGGAAAGATCAAAGCTACGTACACTGCAAAACTACAAGAAAAACGAAAGATCAAAGCTACGTACACTGCAAAACTACAAGATAAAGGAAAGATCAAAGCTACGTACACTACAAAACTACAAGATAAAGGAAAGATCAAAGCTACGTACACTACAAAACTACAAGAAAAACGAAAGATCAAAGCTACGTACACTGCAAAACTACAAGAAAAACGAAAGATCAAAGCTACGTACACTGCAAAACTACAAGATAAAGGAAAGATCAAAGCTACGTACACTGCAAAACTACAAGATAAAGGAAAGATCAAAGCTACGTACACTGCAAAACTACAAGATAAAGGAAAGATCAAAGCTACGTACACTGCAAAACTACAAGATAAAGGAAAGATCAAAGCTACGTACACTGCAAAACTACAAGATAAAGGAAAGATCAAAGCTACGTACACTGCAAAACTACAAGATAAAGGAAAGATCAAAGCTACGTACACTGCAAAACTACAAGATAAAGGAAAGATCAAAGCTACGTACACTGCAAAACTACAAGATAAAGGAAAGATCAAAGCTACGTACACTGCAAAACTACAAGATAAAGGAAAGATCAAAGCTACGTACACTGCAAAACTACAAGATAAAGGAAAGATCAAAGCTACGTACACTGCAAAACTACAAGATAAAGGAAAGATCAAAGCTACGTACACTACAAAACTACAAGATAAAGGAAAGATCAAAGCTACGTACACTACAAAACTACAAGATAAAGGAAAGATCAAAGCTACGTACACTACAAAACTACAAGAAAAACGAAAGATCAAATCAAACGTTtagaaattccaaaataaaaacatttaaactgAAACGATACTCGAGGACTttccaggaaggagaaggaaggaaggaaagaagaagaagaagcgattGAACCAATTCCTAGCAAAACAAATGACGAATAGCAAGGCAACTTTAGTTTCCAGTCGCCTCCACATTCCACCTCACCAAACCTGCTCTGTCCATCATCTATCTTTTCCAGCTCAGAATTAGCTAAGGGATTGAATTCTGTCCTCCGAATCTTTGAAGGTACCTGGTAGTTGGTAGACTGGGCTGACGTTTGGTAGGAGCTTGGGTATCGTTCTCGTTCTATTTGGTGTTTAGGTTGTGTGGGTAGCAACTTCATCCCTAAACGATTTGTGGATATCtgaaagcgtctctctctctctctctctctctctctctctctctctctctctctctctctctctcctaaatagtaTTTCCAGCATTAATGCCtttagatttattctctctctctctctctctctctctctctctctctctctctctctctctctctctctctcctaatcgtTGTTTATCTCTTCCATCCTTCGATTCTTGGTGATTTTCGGTATGTGATGGTGAACTTCGATTAATGAAGAAGGATCAGTAAGAGAAATAGATGATAATGagtaggagagaaagagaaaaattaaggtTGAATACAACAGGTAtcgaagatattttattttttaatttttttctattaaagattcAGTTTCATTGGTGTTTATAGATTTGCAAAAGCTAGAAATTGGAAATAGaagagacaaaataaatatttcgttcCTTATTTGTTGAGTAATAAGGAAAAAAATGTTGAAATTAGTCcaatctctagaagttttattccagctgtgaccaagttttggaatgatcttcctaatcgggtagttgaatcagtagaacttccaaagttgaacagacttatataaatatttttatagttcatatataaagtatatgttttgatgttaatgtttttaaaacattttattctaatagttcattatttctcatatcgtttatttatttccttatttcctttcctcacagggctatttttctctgttagagccctttggctaatagcgtcttgcttttccaactagggttgtagcttcgctaataataataataataataatattaataataataaatttttttattttaattgcaagTGATATATGTCAACTTCTGAAATGCCATATGTGGTTCCACGTATTAAATGAAACGTGATGCAAACGTGATCAGTAATTCTTATTTACTTTCCCCGAATCTCCACCCTGATTGGTCCTTAGTCCTGGCTTAGATTGGCTAATTCTTATGCAAATCTCAACGTAATTTTCTGCATCATTTTATGATTagcaaaaaggaaacaaagaaatttatATGAACGGTTACAATAGCCTGTTAAAAACGATAAATCAAATGCATTTTATTATTCTGAATAGTCTTCAAGATCACATGTCTTGTTGGAGTTTATTGCCCATAGACACAATGTATAGAGAagcaatatttgtttatataacagCATTAACAGGTATGTTAGGTTGTATACCTGGTTGAATATTGAATGTTACATTAATTCAGGTGGTCTTATGGAACTTTTGTTCTTTGTCATGGAGATTTTTACTGCCAATTTTGAAGTTTTCTTCTGAGAATCTTTGTTGGGGAGAAGAAGAATTACAAGATAAGAACAGTCGCTAATGTAAgactaaaaaatttatttttaagtctTACAAGAAGTCATTTGTAGAAACACCATGTACTCTAATATCTCTTTCCTTTATAAGGTTCAGTGAACATATCCTGTACACTTAAATACAACATGAATATCTAATCACAGAAGAAAACAAGTGATTTACCTGGCACTTGTGCGCAACGGAACCAGGTGTGCCATCCAAGGACCAGGTAACTCTGGTTTACCTAGAGTAGACTGTCCTCGTAGGAATCCACTCGCTTAGAAAGAGGTTTGTTTGTTTCCCTGTTTGTTTGCAAAGTTTTAGATGATGGGCTAAAGGTGAGCTTCATTTTGCTACATTCGCGTAGACGAACACGGTGAAGGACAGAAGAATAGATTATCCAAAcggcaataaaggtttaaaggtttaaagttctctTATGatatgcagaggcaagggacaaggtattgccctagagactgatcatatatacatatgatcagcgcctttagacccctctccatcaagataggatcagggagggccaagcaatggctgctgctgatgactcggcaggtagacctgtatAGGTTCCCCCCCGGGTCACAATAATGgcaaggtttcagacactacaagaaactattgacctTAAGCGGGTCTCAAACGACGATCTAATAGATTGCCAGaaaaggacgttttcaatagggtGCCACAACTCAGAAGCGAGTCCAGCGCCACGTTGCAAAACACAAAGCAAATATGTACATCGTTATCTCTTTCGAAGATCCTCTGCAAATGAACAGTCGTTACTACCGGTTACAAAGTTCACCAAATGTGAAGAAATTAAGTGAATAACTCATGCTCTAAGTCACCAGCCTGTTTTCACACAATCATGGAACTAAATTTACTAATCTTTGACCAAACATGTCAGCCTGACTTGCTCTCTGATGATAGAATATAGAGGCAAATAAAACAAGAGTAATCATAGATTTCAGATCTATGCcagtgaagattgtcaacatttgactcaagtctacggaccaagctgtccctctttcatatgttgaccgtgaatggcCCTACtgtttaataattacaataataaccaGACTGGCAACCTTGATCCGGCTCACCTCCAAAATGTAATGGATTCTTCTGGAGCCTATCAGTTGTTAGAATTTGGTGAAAATTTGACTGGTGGGTTTGACAagcagatagataaataaataaaggcaGATCATTTCCTaacttccttggtggaggtaacACATCTGGCATGCTGTTAACTTTCCAACCTTTCTCTTTTCTATCTTAGACTAACTGGCATTACTGCGATTAATGATTTACAAGGGGAAGTAAAATAAAGATTATCCAATTCCAGACCATCTTGCTTGGCGATTCCGGAGTGGGGAAGACCTCCCTGTTGGTGCAGTTCGATACGGGAAAGTTTCAACCGGGGACCTTCTCTGCCACGGTCGGCATCGGGTTCACGGTGAGTAGAGGCAGATGCCAGTTTTCTTGTAGTGATTGCACAGTGAATTGAAAGGTGCCAACTTAACTGGTATTAACTTGCTTCTATTGGCTATGTGGTGAGTAGACAGGTACCAAATAGCTTGTATGGGCTATGCAGTGAGTAAACGGATACCAACTAGCCTGTATGGGCTACATGGTGAGTAGACGAATGCCAACTAGCTTGTATGGGCTATGCGGTGAGTAGACAGGTATCAACTAGCTTGTATGGCCTACATGGTGAGTAGACGAATTCCAACTAGCTTGTATGGGCTATGCAGTGAGTAGACAGGTATCAAATAGCTTGTATGGGTTATGCTGTGAGTAAACGGATACCAACTAGCTTGTATGGGCTACATGATGAGTAGACGAATGCCAACTAGCTTGTATGGGCTACATGATGAGTAGACGAATGCCAACTAGCTTGTATGGGCTACATGATGAGTAGACGAATGCCAACTAGCTTGTATGGGCTACATGGTGAGTAGACGAATGCCAACTAGCTTGTATGGGCTACATGGTGAGTAGACGAATGCCAACTAGCTTGTATGGGCTATGCGGTGAGTAGACGAATACCAACTAGCTTGTATGGGTTACATGGTGAGTAGACGAATACCAACTAGCTTGTATGGGCTACATGGTGAGTAGACGAATACCAACTAGCTTGTATGGGCTACATGGTGAGTAGACGAATACCAACTAGCTTGTATGGGCTACACGGTGAGTAGACGAATACCAACTAGCTTGTACGGGCTGCAAAGTGAGTAGACGGATACCAACTAGCTTATAAGGGCTGCAAAGTGAGTAGACGGATACCAACTAGCTTATAAGGGCTGCAAAGTGAGTAGACGGATACCAACTAGCTTATAAGGGCTGCAAAGTGAGTAGACGGATACCAACTAGCTTATAAGGGCTGCAAAGTGAGTAGACGGATACCAACTAGCTTGTATTAGCTACATAGTGTCTAGATAGGTACTGTACACCCTTGCTTTTATTGGCTACACGGGGAGTAGAGCAGTCGCAAATTGCGAGTACACAGCGTATGCTTTCTTGTAATGCCTATGCAGTAACCAGGCACCCACTTGCTTGTAATGGCCACTAGATGTCCCATCATTGTAAACATCTGAGGGAAAATTACTCAGATGTTCGCAATGATGGGACACAGCCATCAAGGTGTAATATCTCGCTCTCGGATATTTGGTTACAGAAGAGTAAGATTATTggttcttattctaaagagactggtgaaaaagattgatgaaaactcggagatgaacaagcaggattttgaaaaggtagaagttgtactgaccaaattttcattttgagacatgtggtacagcaatgtgtagaatgtagaCATCCACacttgatagcatttgtggactatgaaaaaacttttgatagtgtgcattggcaaaatttgtggagagtcttgcgttattatggagttccccttaaatatgtaaacttgattaagtctgttcatgaacatatcaagtgaaaatttaatgttagtggagttctatcaaatgaattaacAGTGAACGgcagagtactccaaaggaatgtgttgtcacctatgttgtttatccccctcatggattttgtaatgcatagaacagttggggatggtggagaaggattggactggattggtaacaggaaattagctgacctagagtatgctgatgatgctgtctatttagcagaacaccatacgacttgcaaagcttgcttaccagaattcatgaaatatcacaggaggctgggctcaagataaaagaagaaagacatagatgatgaaaacggaatatgcagtggaagatgaaatatcattggaaggagaaaggattaatgaggtagaatccttcaaatatataggaactatgacctctaaaaaaggatctttagaattggagtttaatgaaagattaaaaaaaagcaaatcagacaatggctaggttaagtaaaatttagaaatcaaatcgccttaaattacatataaaaatcagactatatatcagtttagtaagatctgtgttactgtatggacatgagtcgtggtatgacaatgaaacaatgtctaatagatttagtagatttgagaacaaagccctcagaaggatattgggagttaaatggcgggacaggattagaaattaaatcacaagagacattactcgagtgccatatgtggatgagatcatgatgaggggtagatgaagatggtttgggcgtgctcttcgcattccccaagagagattagctcaccaaactttcaagtgggctccacaaggaaccagAAGAGTTGGGAAgatacaggcctacatggctgaggactatgaagcgcgaagtaggagaggatgaatggagaagtattgagttaaaagcccaTGTAGAGACGagttgcgaaatctaactgaggccctttgatgATTAACATGATGGTTTCGAATATCTGAAGGAGCGTAAAGGACAAGGCGTGGACACCGGTCCACAGTCTGATAGTTGCAGGAAAAGAAACTCCGTGACATGAggacaacttctctctctctctctctctctctctctctctctctctctctctctctctctctctctctctcccccccaagcACTTGACTGACATAGAGTACTTTTGTCGTGTTTAAtgacttaattttatatatatatatatatatatatatatatatatatatacatatatatatatatatatatatatatatatatatatatatatattgtttatacatatatgtatatatattgtttatacatatatgtatatattgtatatatgtatgtgagttttACCTTCTTCATATcagtattatacatataaataactatGGAATCTTATCTAAcaattctcatctctctctctctctctctctctctctctctctctctctctctcaaagcaacaTCAACCCCAGCATGCACGCTCTCGTCCAACGCACAATCAAGCATCTCGTCGCTTGAATGCAACAATATTTACAAAGGATGCGACAGAGAAAAACCCAATAGCTAATTATCAAAACCACCACGGACGACTGTCaacaagttaagagagagagagagagagagagagagagagagagagagagagagagagagagaagagagaggaagagagagagagaggaaggtgtgCCAGCCACGTTTGATACGCCATCGTCATTCTCTCTCAAACTGTGTCAGAGTTCGTGTGTGGCACCGTTATGTGTGCCTCgactttggccattttcattaacgTTTGGTATAATTGTATACTTGCTGTGTATATTAACTGTGTATATTGGCTGTGTATATTTGCTGTGTATATTTTAGTTGCTTTTGGATTCACAGTGTGTGTATTCGGTGGTTTGTGAAGTTAGTTTATTTCTAAAGTGtggatttgtttttattaaagttgaTGTTGATTATTGTTGTTGAAAAAAGTCCCATGAAAAAAAACTGATTTAAAACGACTTTTAGAAGTTTATTAAAGCCAAAAagtattatataaactttaaaatcaata
This Palaemon carinicauda isolate YSFRI2023 chromosome 25, ASM3689809v2, whole genome shotgun sequence DNA region includes the following protein-coding sequences:
- the LOC137619183 gene encoding uncharacterized abhydrolase domain-containing protein DDB_G0269086-like produces the protein MYKDYSTNLQDKGKIKATYTTKLQDKGKIKATYTAKLQDKGKIKATYTAKLQDKGKIKATYTAKLQEKRKIKATYTAKLQDKGKIKATYTAKLQEKRKIKATYNAKLQDKGKIKATYTAKLQEKRKIKATYTAKLQDKGKIKATYTTKLQDKGKIKATYTTKLQEKRKIKATYTAKLQEKRKIKATYTAKLQDKGKIKATYTAKLQDKGKIKATYTAKLQDKGKIKATYTAKLQDKGKIKATYTAKLQDKGKIKATYTAKLQDKGKIKATYTAKLQDKGKIKATYTAKLQDKGKIKATYTAKLQDKGKIKATYTAKLQDKGKIKATYTAKLQDKGKIKATYTTKLQDKGKIKATYTTKLQDKGKIKATYTTKLQEKRKIKSNV